One Pectobacterium colocasium DNA segment encodes these proteins:
- a CDS encoding OmpA/MotB family protein produces the protein MNNPLLTRQKADKEDFWISLSDLMTSLMMIFLLISVVYMIKVQEMVKIPSVYRNTLQGLGQALQHEFQDDLKRWHATIDEDLTVRFQEPNILFTTSSSELKPEFKSILDEFIPRYLSIMTDKKYINNIEEIRIEGHTSTMWRTGVSENDAYFHNMELSQSRTRTTLSYIMNMPAVSDSKSTLSWFKNHVRAIGFSSAKPIDKEGKTITSPEQVEDSARSQRVEFRVRTNVERQVANIVEKGSKI, from the coding sequence ATGAATAATCCATTACTGACTCGCCAAAAAGCAGATAAAGAGGATTTTTGGATCAGTCTGAGTGATTTAATGACCTCTCTAATGATGATCTTTTTACTTATTTCTGTTGTCTATATGATAAAAGTACAGGAGATGGTTAAGATCCCATCTGTATATAGAAATACCTTACAGGGGCTTGGTCAAGCCTTACAGCACGAATTCCAGGACGATCTAAAACGCTGGCACGCAACAATCGACGAAGATCTAACAGTGCGATTCCAAGAGCCAAATATTTTATTTACGACCAGTTCCTCTGAGCTAAAGCCGGAATTTAAAAGTATCTTAGATGAATTTATTCCTCGCTACCTTAGTATTATGACTGATAAAAAATATATCAATAATATTGAGGAAATACGCATTGAGGGACATACATCAACGATGTGGCGAACTGGTGTAAGTGAAAATGATGCTTATTTTCATAACATGGAACTGTCTCAGTCAAGAACTCGGACAACTCTGTCATATATTATGAATATGCCCGCTGTTTCAGACTCTAAAAGTACCTTAAGTTGGTTTAAAAATCACGTTCGCGCCATTGGGTTTTCTTCAGCAAAGCCCATTGATAAAGAAGGGAAAACGATCACATCCCCAGAGCAGGTTGAAGATAGTGCGCGTTCTCAACGAGTAGAATTTCGTGTCAGGACGAATGTTGAACGCCAGGTAGCCAATATTGTAGAAAAAGGGAGTAAAATATAA
- the glyS gene encoding glycine--tRNA ligase subunit beta — MTDKTFLVEIGTEELPPKALRNLAESFAANFTAELDAANLAHGEVSWFAAPRRLALKVARLSASQPDREVEKRGPAIAQAFDAEGKPTKAAEGWARGCGITVEQAERLTTDKGEWLLYRAHAKGEQAQALLAGMVSTALSKLPIPKLMHWSDKETQFVRPVHTVTMLLGEELIPGQVLGIDSARTLRGHRFMGEAEFTIDTAEQYPQILLERGKVVADYDARKAKIKADAEEAARKIGGNADLSDSLLEEVTSLVEWPVVLTAKFEEKFLAVPSEALVYTMKGDQKYFPVYDNSGNLLPNFIFVANIESKDPQQIISGNEKVVRPRLADAEFFFNTDRKKRLEDHLPRLETVLFQQQLGTLRDKTDRIQALAGWVAGQIGADVNHATRAGLLSKCDLMTNMVFEFTDTQGVMGMHYARHDGEAEDVAVALNEQYQPRFAGDELPSSSVACALAIADKMDTLAGIFGIGQHPKGDKDPFALRRAALGVLRIIVEKRLPLDLQTLAEEAVRLYGTKLTNANVVDDVIEFMLGRFRAWYQEEGHSVDTIQAVLARRPTRPADFDARVKAVSHFRSLDAAVALAASNKRVSNILAKSTDTLNESVNAAVLKDAAEITLATHLVVLRDKLTPLFAEGRYQEALVELASLREPVDAFFDQVMVMAEDEQMRVNRLTLLSQLRELFLQVADISVLQ, encoded by the coding sequence ATGACTGACAAGACTTTTCTGGTGGAAATTGGCACGGAAGAGCTGCCGCCGAAGGCTCTCCGTAATCTGGCAGAATCCTTTGCCGCTAATTTCACGGCGGAGCTGGATGCCGCCAATCTGGCGCATGGTGAGGTGAGCTGGTTTGCTGCGCCGCGTCGTCTGGCGCTGAAAGTGGCACGCTTAAGCGCTTCCCAGCCCGATCGTGAAGTAGAAAAACGCGGCCCGGCGATTGCCCAGGCGTTTGATGCTGAAGGTAAACCAACCAAAGCGGCAGAAGGCTGGGCGCGTGGCTGTGGCATCACCGTTGAGCAGGCTGAGCGTTTGACGACCGACAAAGGTGAGTGGCTGCTGTATCGCGCCCATGCGAAAGGCGAACAGGCGCAGGCGCTGCTGGCTGGCATGGTAAGCACGGCATTGTCGAAGTTGCCGATTCCAAAGCTGATGCACTGGAGCGACAAAGAAACACAGTTTGTGCGTCCGGTACACACCGTAACCATGCTGCTGGGTGAAGAACTGATCCCCGGCCAGGTATTGGGTATCGACTCAGCCCGTACCCTTCGCGGCCACCGTTTTATGGGTGAAGCGGAATTTACGATCGATACTGCCGAGCAGTATCCACAGATTCTGCTGGAGCGCGGTAAAGTCGTCGCCGACTACGATGCGCGTAAAGCGAAAATCAAAGCCGATGCCGAAGAAGCCGCTCGCAAGATTGGTGGTAATGCCGATCTGAGCGACAGCCTGCTGGAAGAAGTCACCTCGCTGGTGGAATGGCCAGTGGTACTGACCGCGAAATTTGAAGAAAAATTCCTCGCTGTGCCGTCCGAAGCGCTGGTTTACACCATGAAAGGTGACCAGAAGTATTTCCCGGTTTACGACAACAGCGGCAATCTGCTGCCGAACTTCATCTTTGTTGCCAACATTGAATCCAAAGATCCACAGCAGATTATTTCCGGTAACGAAAAAGTGGTGCGTCCGCGTCTGGCTGATGCCGAGTTCTTCTTCAATACCGACCGTAAGAAGCGTCTGGAAGATCACCTGCCGCGTCTGGAAACCGTTTTATTCCAGCAGCAGTTGGGTACGTTGCGCGACAAAACCGACCGCATTCAGGCACTGGCAGGCTGGGTGGCTGGTCAGATTGGTGCTGATGTGAATCACGCGACGCGTGCGGGTTTGCTGTCCAAATGTGACCTGATGACTAACATGGTGTTTGAATTCACCGACACGCAGGGCGTGATGGGGATGCACTATGCGCGTCATGATGGCGAAGCGGAAGATGTTGCCGTTGCGCTGAACGAGCAGTACCAGCCGCGCTTTGCAGGTGATGAACTGCCGTCTTCCTCAGTGGCCTGTGCGCTGGCGATTGCCGATAAGATGGATACGCTGGCAGGGATTTTTGGCATTGGCCAACACCCGAAAGGCGACAAAGACCCGTTTGCACTGCGTCGTGCCGCCCTCGGTGTGCTGCGCATCATCGTCGAAAAACGTCTGCCGCTGGATTTGCAGACGCTGGCCGAAGAAGCGGTGCGTTTGTATGGTACCAAGCTGACTAACGCCAACGTTGTCGATGATGTGATTGAGTTTATGCTCGGCCGTTTCCGCGCCTGGTATCAGGAAGAAGGCCACAGCGTGGATACCATTCAGGCGGTATTGGCGCGTCGTCCAACTCGCCCGGCAGATTTCGATGCCCGCGTGAAAGCCGTCAGCCACTTCCGTTCGCTGGATGCCGCCGTGGCGTTGGCAGCGTCTAACAAGCGCGTTTCCAACATTCTGGCGAAGTCTACCGATACGCTGAATGAGAGCGTCAACGCTGCCGTATTGAAAGACGCGGCGGAAATTACGCTGGCAACGCACCTTGTTGTGCTGCGCGACAAGCTGACGCCGCTGTTTGCTGAAGGTCGCTATCAAGAAGCGCTGGTTGAGTTGGCTTCGCTGCGTGAACCTGTCGATGCATTCTTCGATCAGGTGATGGTAATGGCGGAAGATGAGCAGATGCGTGTGAACCGCCTGACGCTGCTGAGCCAACTGCGTGAGCTGTTCTTGCAGGTTGCGGATATTTCTGTGCTGCAATAA
- the glyQ gene encoding glycine--tRNA ligase subunit alpha, translated as MQKFDTKTFQGLILTLQDYWARQGCTIVQPLDMEVGAGTSHPMTCLRALGPEPMAAAYVQPSRRPTDGRYGENPNRLQHYYQFQVVIKPSPDNIQELYLGSLKELGMDPTIHDIRFVEDNWENPTLGAWGLGWEVWLNGMEVTQFTYFQQVGGLECKPVTGEITYGLERLAMYIQGVDSVYDLVWSDGPLGKTTYGDVFHQNEVEQSTYNFEHADVDFLFSCFEQYEKEAQHLLALEKPLPLPAYERILKAAHSFNLLDARKAISVTERQRYILRIRTLTKAVAEAYYASREALGFPMCNKKES; from the coding sequence ATGCAAAAGTTTGATACCAAGACCTTCCAGGGCCTGATCCTGACATTACAGGATTATTGGGCGCGTCAGGGCTGCACCATTGTTCAACCATTGGACATGGAAGTCGGCGCAGGCACTTCACATCCTATGACTTGCCTGCGGGCACTGGGGCCGGAGCCCATGGCCGCTGCTTATGTGCAGCCTTCTCGCCGTCCGACCGATGGACGCTATGGCGAAAACCCGAACCGCTTACAGCACTATTACCAGTTTCAGGTCGTCATTAAGCCATCACCGGACAACATTCAGGAGCTGTATCTGGGTTCTCTGAAAGAGCTGGGTATGGATCCGACCATTCACGATATCCGCTTCGTGGAAGACAACTGGGAAAACCCGACGCTGGGTGCCTGGGGTCTGGGCTGGGAAGTCTGGCTGAACGGTATGGAAGTTACGCAGTTTACCTACTTCCAGCAGGTTGGCGGTTTGGAATGTAAGCCAGTGACGGGTGAGATCACCTACGGTCTGGAACGTCTGGCGATGTACATTCAGGGCGTTGATAGCGTTTACGATCTGGTCTGGAGCGATGGCCCGTTAGGTAAAACGACCTACGGTGACGTGTTCCATCAAAACGAAGTCGAGCAGTCGACCTACAATTTTGAACACGCTGATGTTGATTTCCTGTTCAGCTGTTTCGAGCAATACGAAAAAGAAGCGCAGCACCTGCTGGCGCTGGAAAAACCGCTGCCTTTACCGGCTTACGAACGCATTCTGAAAGCGGCGCACAGTTTTAACCTGCTGGACGCGCGTAAAGCGATCTCGGTTACCGAGCGCCAGCGCTACATTCTGCGTATTCGTACCCTGACCAAAGCGGTTGCGGAAGCCTACTATGCCTCTCGTGAGGCGCTGGGTTTCCCGATGTGCAATAAGAAAGAGAGCTAA
- a CDS encoding sulfite exporter TauE/SafE family protein, translating to MAVEWIAAYLALGAVVGFMAGLLGIGGGGIMVPVLTALFAAQGVDNTHLVHLALGTSMAAIVVTAISSLRTHHQHQAVLWPVVMRITPAILIGTFAATWLATLLPTRALAIFFSCFMAYVSLQMVLNIKPKPQRQLPGTAGVSLAGLVIGSISALVAIGGGSLTVPFLTWCNVRIQQAIGTSAAVGLPIALSGALGYMINGWSATGLPDYSVGYVSLPAVLLISTVSFFTAPIGARLAHRLPVATLKKAFAALLLLLSLKMLQTVFSG from the coding sequence ATGGCAGTGGAGTGGATTGCAGCCTATCTGGCATTAGGCGCAGTGGTAGGTTTTATGGCGGGTTTATTGGGGATTGGCGGCGGTGGAATCATGGTGCCGGTGCTGACGGCGCTGTTTGCCGCACAGGGTGTGGATAATACACATCTGGTGCATCTGGCGTTGGGAACGTCAATGGCGGCCATCGTCGTCACCGCGATTTCTAGCCTGCGTACGCATCATCAACATCAGGCGGTGCTGTGGCCTGTGGTGATGCGGATTACGCCCGCTATCCTGATTGGGACATTCGCGGCCACCTGGCTGGCGACGCTGTTGCCGACGCGGGCGCTGGCGATCTTTTTCTCCTGTTTTATGGCCTACGTTTCGCTGCAAATGGTGCTGAATATCAAGCCAAAACCGCAGCGCCAGTTGCCCGGAACAGCTGGCGTTTCGCTGGCGGGGTTGGTGATTGGCAGCATTTCGGCGCTGGTGGCGATCGGCGGCGGGTCGCTCACGGTGCCGTTCCTGACGTGGTGCAACGTCCGTATTCAGCAGGCGATTGGTACATCCGCGGCGGTTGGGCTACCGATCGCTCTGTCTGGTGCGCTGGGCTACATGATCAATGGTTGGTCAGCGACGGGACTGCCCGACTACAGCGTTGGTTATGTTTCCCTGCCTGCCGTTCTCCTGATTTCCACTGTCAGCTTTTTCACCGCACCTATCGGGGCGCGCCTGGCGCACCGTTTGCCTGTCGCGACGCTGAAAAAAGCCTTTGCGGCGCTGCTGTTGCTGCTGAGCCTGAAGATGTTGCAGACCGTTTTTTCAGGCTGA
- a CDS encoding DNA-3-methyladenine glycosylase I yields the protein MQRCGWVTQDTLYQDYHDNEWGKPCTDSQKLFELLCLEGQQAGLSWITVLKKREHYRRCFHQFNPERVAQMTQEDVDRLVQESGIIRHRGKIEAIITNAKAWVAMESQGESFSHFIWSFVEHQPRLNHPASLAEVPAKTDVSDAMSKALKKRGFKFIGSTICYAFMQAGGLVNDHVTDCFCHQGCFCDQESTA from the coding sequence ATGCAACGCTGCGGCTGGGTTACACAAGACACCTTATATCAGGATTACCACGATAACGAGTGGGGAAAGCCCTGCACCGACAGCCAGAAGCTGTTTGAGTTACTGTGCCTGGAGGGCCAGCAGGCAGGCCTTTCCTGGATCACGGTTCTGAAAAAACGCGAACACTATCGCCGCTGTTTCCACCAGTTTAACCCTGAGCGAGTGGCGCAGATGACGCAAGAGGACGTAGATCGGCTGGTGCAGGAAAGCGGCATTATCCGCCACCGTGGAAAAATCGAGGCGATTATCACCAATGCAAAAGCGTGGGTGGCAATGGAAAGTCAGGGGGAAAGCTTTTCGCACTTCATTTGGTCTTTTGTCGAGCACCAGCCGCGTCTCAATCACCCCGCGTCACTCGCAGAAGTCCCTGCCAAAACGGACGTTTCGGATGCCATGTCAAAAGCCCTGAAGAAGCGCGGCTTCAAATTTATCGGCTCAACCATCTGCTATGCCTTCATGCAGGCGGGTGGATTGGTCAACGACCATGTCACCGACTGTTTTTGTCATCAGGGCTGTTTTTGTGATCAGGAAAGTACGGCATGA
- the ghrB gene encoding glyoxylate/hydroxypyruvate reductase GhrB, whose product MKPSVILYKKVADDLRARLDQHFTVTELDAFPSLDHPALAKAEGIIGSGGKVDKDFLQHAPHLRAASTISVGYDTFNVDALNEKGVILMHTPTVLTETVADTVLALMLASARRVVEVAERVKAGEWKGGVDSDWFGTDVHHKTIGILGMGRIGLAVAQRAHFGFSMPVLYNARRHHAEAEQRFNARHCDLDTLLAESDFLCITLPLTAETHHLIGREQLAKMKPSAILINIGRGAVVDEDALTEALVKGTIQGAGLDVFVKEPLPVDSPLLDLPNVVALPHIGSATHETRYGMAACAVDNLIAALSGQVKENCVNPQVLK is encoded by the coding sequence ATGAAACCTAGCGTTATCCTGTACAAAAAAGTTGCTGACGATCTACGCGCTCGTTTAGACCAACACTTCACCGTCACTGAACTTGACGCCTTTCCCTCCCTCGACCACCCGGCTCTGGCAAAAGCCGAAGGCATCATTGGTTCCGGTGGTAAAGTCGATAAAGACTTCCTGCAACACGCACCGCATTTACGTGCAGCCTCCACCATTTCTGTCGGTTACGACACCTTTAACGTCGACGCACTGAATGAAAAAGGGGTGATTCTCATGCACACCCCAACCGTGCTGACGGAAACCGTGGCGGATACGGTTCTGGCACTGATGCTCGCCAGCGCGCGTCGGGTCGTGGAAGTCGCCGAACGCGTTAAAGCAGGCGAATGGAAAGGTGGCGTTGACAGCGACTGGTTTGGTACAGACGTTCACCATAAAACCATCGGCATTCTGGGGATGGGCCGCATCGGGCTAGCCGTCGCACAACGCGCTCACTTTGGTTTCAGCATGCCGGTGCTGTACAACGCACGCCGCCATCATGCCGAAGCGGAACAGCGCTTTAATGCCCGTCACTGCGATCTCGATACGCTCCTGGCCGAGTCTGATTTCCTCTGTATCACGCTGCCGCTCACGGCGGAAACGCATCATCTGATTGGGCGCGAGCAGTTGGCAAAAATGAAACCCAGCGCCATTTTGATTAATATCGGTCGTGGTGCCGTCGTAGATGAAGACGCGCTGACGGAAGCCCTGGTGAAAGGAACCATTCAAGGCGCGGGTCTGGATGTGTTCGTCAAAGAGCCGCTCCCCGTCGATTCTCCGCTGCTGGATTTACCTAACGTTGTGGCGCTACCGCATATCGGTTCTGCCACGCACGAAACACGTTATGGCATGGCTGCCTGCGCCGTTGACAATCTGATTGCCGCCCTGAGCGGTCAGGTAAAAGAAAACTGCGTGAACCCACAGGTCTTGAAATAG
- a CDS encoding TIGR04028 family ABC transporter substrate-binding protein: MATFLHPHQKLTLFASLLLLGGALSAQAANDTPKIGGTLIYLEQQAHTNLYTPAGGFYPNGGILNQVTDKLTYQNPETLEIEPWVAESWSVNADNTEYTFKIRPGITFSDGTPLDANAVAKNFDTYGLGNTALNQPISEVINNYLRSEVIDPLTVKFYFKKPSPGFLQGTSAIGSGLVSLSTLERNFNQLGNAKNIIGSGPFVVSSEKLGRELKLTARKDYNWAPVKSKHQGRAYLDGITYLVTPEDSVRIGALVSGQADFIRQIQAYDEKRVQSQGFNLYAPPTRGVNNSVVFRPDNPLVADIRVRKALLHATNTKEIIATLFSDNYPQATSPLAKTAAGYVDLSSKLTFDPAQANKLLDEAGWKTGSQGLRQKNGKTLELTAYESLPQPQNKETLQLVSQQWAKVGVKLNVLAGDAGSKTVDSLDPLKTGVAPAMVGRADPDVLKSQYYPTVRNVLLQKGGSSDKVNTFVDAHLNTLLDSIAAETDRSKRLALVGEVQNYLIDQAYVIPIFEEPQVFAGAPTTKGIAFEAVGRPSFYNTWLDK; the protein is encoded by the coding sequence GTGGCGACTTTTTTGCATCCTCATCAGAAACTCACTCTTTTTGCCTCGTTGCTCCTTCTGGGCGGTGCGCTAAGCGCACAGGCAGCGAACGACACACCAAAAATCGGCGGCACGCTGATTTATCTGGAGCAGCAGGCGCACACCAATCTCTATACGCCCGCGGGCGGGTTTTACCCAAACGGCGGCATTCTCAATCAGGTAACCGATAAACTGACGTACCAAAACCCTGAAACGCTGGAAATCGAACCGTGGGTTGCAGAATCCTGGAGCGTCAACGCAGATAACACCGAATACACATTCAAGATTCGTCCCGGTATTACCTTCTCTGACGGCACGCCGCTGGATGCCAACGCGGTGGCGAAAAATTTCGATACCTACGGATTAGGAAATACGGCGCTCAACCAGCCAATTTCAGAGGTCATCAATAACTATCTGCGCAGTGAAGTTATCGATCCGCTCACCGTGAAGTTTTACTTTAAGAAGCCGTCTCCAGGCTTCCTGCAAGGCACCTCGGCCATCGGTTCCGGGCTGGTTTCGCTCAGTACGCTTGAGCGCAATTTCAATCAGTTAGGCAATGCCAAAAACATTATCGGCTCTGGTCCATTCGTGGTAAGCAGCGAGAAGCTGGGGCGCGAACTGAAGCTGACCGCCCGTAAGGATTACAACTGGGCACCGGTTAAATCAAAGCATCAGGGACGTGCCTATCTGGACGGCATTACCTATCTGGTCACCCCGGAAGACAGCGTGCGTATTGGCGCGTTGGTATCTGGTCAGGCGGATTTCATTCGTCAGATCCAGGCCTACGATGAAAAACGGGTGCAAAGTCAGGGCTTCAACCTTTATGCCCCGCCGACGCGCGGCGTCAATAACAGCGTGGTTTTCCGCCCGGATAACCCACTGGTCGCCGATATCCGCGTGCGTAAAGCACTGCTGCACGCCACCAACACCAAAGAGATCATTGCTACGCTGTTCTCTGACAACTACCCACAGGCCACCTCGCCACTGGCTAAAACCGCCGCCGGCTATGTCGATCTCTCCAGCAAGCTCACGTTCGATCCCGCACAGGCCAACAAACTGTTAGATGAAGCGGGGTGGAAAACCGGTTCGCAAGGATTGCGGCAAAAAAACGGCAAAACGCTGGAACTGACGGCTTATGAATCTCTGCCGCAGCCGCAGAACAAAGAAACCCTGCAACTGGTTTCTCAACAATGGGCAAAAGTCGGCGTGAAGCTGAACGTGCTGGCGGGTGATGCAGGCAGCAAAACCGTCGATAGCCTCGATCCGCTGAAAACTGGCGTGGCTCCGGCGATGGTAGGCCGTGCCGACCCGGATGTGCTGAAAAGTCAGTATTACCCGACAGTGCGTAACGTTCTGCTGCAAAAAGGCGGTTCCAGCGACAAGGTGAATACCTTTGTGGATGCACATCTGAATACGCTGCTGGATAGCATCGCCGCAGAAACCGACCGTAGCAAGCGACTGGCGCTGGTGGGAGAGGTGCAGAACTACCTGATCGATCAGGCCTACGTCATTCCCATTTTTGAAGAACCACAGGTGTTTGCTGGCGCGCCCACCACCAAAGGTATCGCGTTTGAAGCCGTAGGTCGCCCCAGCTTTTACAACACCTGGCTGGATAAGTAA
- a CDS encoding ABC transporter permease — MNRYLALRIGQALLVLWAAFTLSFILLQAMPGDAVLIKFQNPELGLSAEQIAQLRLSYGADTPVLTQYFHALAQILRGDLGLSLQAGVPVTELIAANLPPTLLLAVLGFIAAGLLAFALAFLSTLTPFQWLRTALQSLPSLFISVPTFWLGIVLIQIFSFRLGLIPVINPGEWEGLILPVLTLALPISAPLAQVLMRSIDQVQTQPFVAVARAKGASRSGVLWRHIARNAMLPTLTIAGLLLGELIAGALITETVFGRNGLGQLTQEAVNYQDSSVLQAIVLISAAAFVVVNLVVDLLYPLLDPRLKNTPGATL; from the coding sequence ATGAACCGATACCTGGCACTGCGCATCGGTCAGGCACTGCTCGTCCTGTGGGCGGCATTCACCCTGTCTTTTATCCTGCTTCAGGCGATGCCGGGTGATGCCGTACTGATCAAGTTTCAAAACCCAGAGCTCGGCCTGAGCGCCGAGCAGATCGCGCAGCTACGTTTATCCTACGGTGCAGATACACCGGTACTCACGCAATATTTTCATGCGCTAGCCCAGATACTGCGTGGTGATCTTGGTCTCTCTCTTCAGGCTGGCGTGCCGGTCACTGAGCTGATTGCAGCCAATCTACCGCCTACATTGCTGCTCGCGGTGCTGGGTTTCATCGCCGCTGGCCTGCTGGCGTTTGCTCTCGCGTTCTTATCGACGTTAACGCCGTTCCAATGGCTGCGAACCGCATTGCAATCGCTGCCGTCGCTGTTTATTTCCGTGCCGACCTTCTGGCTCGGCATCGTACTGATTCAGATTTTCTCTTTCCGCTTGGGGCTGATTCCAGTGATTAACCCCGGCGAATGGGAAGGGCTGATTTTGCCGGTTCTCACGCTGGCGCTGCCGATCTCCGCCCCGCTGGCTCAGGTGCTGATGCGCAGCATCGATCAGGTGCAAACCCAGCCGTTTGTTGCCGTCGCCCGCGCCAAAGGCGCCAGCCGCAGCGGCGTACTCTGGCGACACATCGCCCGCAACGCCATGCTGCCCACGCTGACCATCGCCGGCCTGCTGTTGGGCGAGCTAATTGCGGGGGCGCTGATTACCGAAACCGTATTTGGCCGTAACGGGCTCGGCCAGTTGACGCAGGAAGCCGTGAACTATCAGGACAGCAGCGTATTGCAGGCCATCGTGCTGATTTCCGCCGCCGCCTTTGTCGTCGTCAATTTGGTCGTCGACCTGCTCTATCCCCTTCTCGATCCGCGCCTGAAAAACACGCCAGGAGCCACGCTATGA
- a CDS encoding ABC transporter permease, translating into MTTVQLEKITFPLLRKRPLLRRYAFQPGLVLAWLVMLTVALWALFPGWFTSYSPTEGIAGAQRLAPDADYWLGTDQLGRDLYARIVYGAVHSLSGAVIAVGLGLVLGSFFGLLAGAVGGWLDSVVMRSIDVLLAIPGLLLALSVIILLGFGTVNAAIAVGVTSVASFTRLVRSEVLRVRHSDYVEAAYGSGGTFLSVLWRHILPNSLTTVFAFAALQFGSAILAISTLSFLGYGAPPPTPEWGLLIAEGRNYIATAWWLTTFPGLVVVLVVLSANRISQSIRRTAR; encoded by the coding sequence ATGACTACCGTACAACTGGAAAAAATCACGTTTCCTCTTCTGCGCAAGCGGCCGCTTCTGCGTCGCTACGCCTTTCAGCCGGGACTAGTGCTAGCCTGGCTGGTTATGCTAACCGTCGCTCTCTGGGCGCTGTTCCCAGGCTGGTTTACCAGCTATAGCCCGACGGAAGGCATCGCGGGCGCACAGCGGCTGGCACCGGATGCAGACTACTGGCTCGGCACCGATCAGTTAGGGCGTGACCTCTACGCACGTATCGTTTATGGCGCGGTACACTCACTTTCCGGCGCGGTCATCGCCGTCGGGCTAGGTCTGGTACTTGGCAGCTTCTTCGGTCTCTTGGCGGGTGCCGTTGGCGGCTGGCTGGATAGCGTCGTGATGCGCAGCATTGATGTATTGCTGGCCATCCCCGGCCTGCTACTGGCGCTGAGTGTCATCATCCTGTTGGGTTTCGGCACGGTTAACGCCGCGATTGCCGTGGGTGTCACTTCCGTTGCCAGCTTTACCCGACTGGTACGTTCAGAAGTGCTGCGCGTGCGCCACAGCGACTACGTCGAAGCCGCCTACGGTAGCGGCGGCACCTTTCTCAGCGTGTTATGGCGGCATATTCTGCCGAACTCACTGACCACCGTTTTCGCCTTTGCCGCGCTGCAATTCGGCAGCGCAATTCTGGCTATCTCCACACTCAGCTTCCTCGGCTACGGTGCGCCGCCGCCCACGCCGGAATGGGGCCTGCTGATCGCCGAAGGCCGCAACTACATTGCTACTGCGTGGTGGCTAACCACCTTCCCCGGTCTGGTGGTGGTACTTGTTGTGCTATCCGCTAACCGCATCAGTCAGTCAATCAGGAGAACGGCACGATGA